A single window of Brevundimonas naejangsanensis DNA harbors:
- a CDS encoding UDP-glucose dehydrogenase family protein, with the protein MRVAMIGTGYVGLVSGACFADFGHTVTCVDKDASKIDRLHQNIMPIYEPGLDDLVATNVKDGRLSFATDGAEAIRRADAVFIAVGTPSRRGDGHADLSYVYAAAEEIADLMQGFTVVVTKSTVPVGTGDEIERIIRERRPDADFAVVSNPEFLREGAAIGDFKRPDRVVVGTDNERARAVMAELYRPLNLNETPIMFTGRRTSELIKYAANAFLAMKITFINEVADLCEAVGADVQQVARGIGLDNRIGSKFLHAGPGYGGSCFPKDTLALVRTATDAGSPVRLIETTVAINDARKKAMADRVAEALGGDLKGRTVALLGLTFKPNTDDMRDAPSLDVAPALIARGATVQAFDPEGMEEAAKLLDGVVFKSGPYDAVEGADVVVILTEWNQFRALDLDRVKLLLKQPVMVDLRNVYRPDDMKARGFRYTSIGRPDHAA; encoded by the coding sequence ATGCGCGTCGCCATGATCGGAACGGGCTATGTCGGCCTGGTGTCTGGGGCCTGTTTCGCCGATTTCGGCCACACGGTGACCTGCGTCGACAAGGACGCCTCCAAGATCGACCGCCTGCACCAGAACATCATGCCCATCTATGAGCCGGGCCTGGACGATCTGGTGGCGACCAACGTCAAGGACGGGCGCCTGTCCTTCGCCACGGACGGCGCCGAGGCCATCCGCAGGGCCGACGCCGTCTTCATCGCCGTCGGCACCCCCTCGCGGCGCGGCGACGGCCACGCGGACCTGTCCTACGTCTATGCGGCGGCCGAAGAGATCGCCGATCTGATGCAGGGCTTCACGGTCGTGGTGACCAAGTCGACCGTCCCGGTCGGCACCGGCGACGAGATCGAGCGCATCATCCGCGAACGCCGTCCCGACGCCGACTTCGCCGTCGTCTCCAATCCCGAATTCCTGCGCGAAGGCGCCGCGATCGGCGACTTCAAGCGCCCCGACCGCGTCGTCGTCGGCACGGACAACGAGCGCGCCCGCGCCGTCATGGCCGAACTCTATCGCCCGCTGAACCTGAACGAGACGCCGATCATGTTCACGGGCCGCCGCACGTCCGAGCTGATCAAATACGCCGCCAACGCCTTCCTGGCGATGAAGATCACCTTCATCAATGAAGTCGCCGACCTGTGCGAGGCGGTCGGCGCCGATGTGCAGCAGGTGGCCCGGGGCATCGGTCTGGACAATCGCATCGGCTCGAAATTCCTGCACGCCGGGCCGGGCTATGGCGGGTCGTGCTTTCCCAAGGACACCCTGGCCCTGGTGCGCACGGCGACCGACGCCGGCTCGCCGGTTCGCCTCATCGAGACGACGGTGGCCATCAACGACGCCCGCAAGAAGGCGATGGCCGACCGCGTGGCCGAGGCGCTGGGCGGCGATCTGAAGGGGCGGACGGTCGCCCTGCTGGGCCTGACCTTCAAGCCGAACACCGACGACATGCGCGATGCGCCGTCCCTGGATGTCGCGCCGGCCCTGATCGCGCGCGGGGCGACGGTTCAGGCGTTCGACCCCGAGGGCATGGAGGAGGCCGCCAAGCTTCTGGACGGCGTCGTCTTCAAGAGCGGCCCCTATGACGCGGTCGAGGGCGCCGACGTGGTGGTGATCCTGACCGAATGGAACCAGTTCCGCGCGCTGGATCTGGACCGGGTCAAGCTGCTGTTGAAGCAGCCGGTCATGGTCGATCTGCGCAACGTCTATCGCCCGGACGACATGAAGGCGCGGGGCTTCCGCTATACGTCGATCGGCCGACCCGACCACGCCGCCTGA
- a CDS encoding OmpA family protein has translation MRVKSLILASSAAAALALSAGAASAEPDGWYGAIDAGYHIIDDINTEASATGHNWNWEVNDGWAAFARLGYRFNPNWRAELEGGYRSGDIGTVRAVSGPQGLCNLTPATGPCHSPEGDITSTTLMANVIYDFGTPDWTLRPFVGLGVGVNRVNTDTVGRLRQTPGVAFGADDSSTKFAAQAIAGLAWAVSDRANVDLTYRYLTGDMEFDTRTSGTGAIPFGTLAGDYDQSHTVTLGLRYAFGAEPVAPPPPPPPPPPPPPPPPPPPPPPPPPPAKPAARQFVVYFDFDRSDLTAEARSVVTQAANYAKSGAPTRVLVVGHTDTSGNAAYNMGLSNRRARTVADALVAQGVNGGVISLDGKGETAPAKATGDGVREPLNRRATVDINF, from the coding sequence ATGCGTGTCAAGAGTTTGATCCTGGCGTCGAGCGCGGCGGCCGCCCTGGCCCTGTCGGCCGGCGCTGCATCGGCTGAGCCCGATGGCTGGTACGGCGCGATCGACGCCGGCTACCACATCATCGACGACATCAATACGGAAGCCTCGGCGACCGGCCACAACTGGAACTGGGAAGTCAACGACGGCTGGGCGGCTTTTGCTCGCCTGGGCTACCGTTTCAACCCGAACTGGCGCGCTGAACTCGAAGGCGGCTACCGCTCGGGCGACATCGGCACCGTGCGCGCCGTCTCGGGTCCGCAGGGCCTGTGCAACCTGACGCCGGCCACCGGTCCGTGCCACTCGCCGGAAGGCGACATCACGTCGACCACCCTGATGGCCAACGTCATCTATGACTTCGGCACGCCGGACTGGACCCTGCGTCCGTTCGTCGGCCTGGGCGTGGGCGTCAACCGCGTCAACACCGACACCGTCGGCCGCCTGCGTCAGACGCCGGGCGTGGCCTTCGGCGCTGACGACAGCTCGACCAAGTTCGCCGCCCAGGCGATCGCCGGTCTGGCCTGGGCCGTCTCGGACCGCGCCAACGTCGACCTGACGTACCGTTACCTGACGGGCGACATGGAGTTCGACACCCGCACCTCGGGCACGGGCGCCATTCCGTTCGGCACCCTGGCGGGCGACTATGACCAGTCGCACACCGTGACGCTGGGCCTGCGCTATGCGTTCGGCGCCGAGCCGGTCGCCCCGCCGCCGCCGCCCCCGCCGCCGCCGCCCCCGCCGCCTCCCCCGCCGCCGCCCCCGCCGCCGCCTCCGCCGCCTCCGGCCAAGCCGGCTGCCCGTCAGTTCGTGGTCTACTTCGACTTCGACCGTTCGGACCTGACGGCGGAAGCCCGCTCGGTGGTGACGCAAGCCGCCAACTACGCCAAGTCGGGCGCTCCGACGCGCGTGCTGGTGGTCGGCCACACCGACACCTCGGGCAACGCGGCCTACAACATGGGCCTGTCCAACCGCCGTGCGCGCACCGTGGCTGACGCCCTGGTCGCTCAAGGCGTCAACGGCGGCGTGATCTCGCTGGACGGCAAGGGCGAAACCGCCCCGGCCAAGGCCACCGGCGACGGCGTGCGCGAGCCGCTGAACCGCCGCGCCACCGTCGACATCAACTTCTAA
- a CDS encoding DUF1150 family protein encodes MTPIMTKKDFAGFGAPDLVYVRAIRASDVMADAHVEPAADIEIDPDQILYAVHGADGERLAVMLDRETAFAAAVAHELEPVSVH; translated from the coding sequence ATGACGCCCATCATGACCAAGAAGGACTTCGCCGGTTTCGGCGCCCCCGATCTCGTCTACGTCCGCGCCATCCGCGCCTCGGACGTGATGGCCGACGCCCACGTCGAGCCGGCGGCGGACATCGAGATCGACCCGGACCAGATCCTGTACGCGGTGCACGGCGCCGACGGCGAGCGTCTGGCCGTCATGCTGGATCGCGAAACCGCCTTCGCCGCCGCCGTCGCGCACGAGCTGGAGCCGGTCTCGGTCCATTGA
- a CDS encoding glycosyltransferase family 4 protein, with protein MSSICIDGFNLALAKGSGIATYGRNLLINAREIGLGTQVLYGPTAARKASNVVNETALTDAERPPEKLNRKKKIQRFRDTYTSRFGREAHAIMPSGEVIWPSRGGGRPAADSFWAAQNLFHTANRSFAAYGKETPVSFEASADAPRPDAMHWTATLPLYAKGVPNLYTIHDLIPLRLPHTTMDDKAVYMRLCQAVAKRADHIAVVSETTRQDVIRLLGVSEDRVTNTYQAVDLPKSLTSRSQAEVELELEGVFNLGWKDYFLHFGAIEPKKNLGRIVEAYLASGSKTPLVIIGGRAWLDEGETALLNQVKRDGGPSAERIRQYEYMPFSMLISLIRGARATLFPSLYEGFGLPVLESMALSTAVLTSTGGSLPEVAGDAAVIVDPYDVQAMTRGIQALDADEGLRLDLQARGLIQAGKFTPAAYQARLRDLYGKVGLTLA; from the coding sequence ATGTCTTCTATCTGCATCGACGGCTTCAACCTGGCGCTCGCGAAGGGTTCGGGGATCGCCACCTATGGGCGCAATCTGCTGATCAATGCGCGCGAGATCGGCCTGGGCACCCAGGTGCTTTACGGTCCGACGGCGGCCCGCAAGGCCAGCAACGTCGTCAACGAGACGGCCTTGACCGACGCCGAGCGCCCGCCCGAAAAGCTGAACCGAAAGAAGAAGATCCAGCGCTTCCGCGACACCTACACGTCGCGCTTCGGGCGCGAGGCGCACGCCATCATGCCTTCGGGCGAGGTCATCTGGCCCAGCCGAGGCGGCGGCCGGCCGGCGGCGGACAGCTTTTGGGCCGCCCAGAACCTGTTCCACACCGCGAACCGCAGCTTCGCAGCCTATGGCAAGGAGACGCCGGTCAGTTTCGAAGCCTCGGCTGACGCTCCGCGGCCCGACGCCATGCACTGGACGGCGACCCTGCCGCTCTACGCCAAGGGCGTCCCGAACCTCTATACGATCCACGATCTGATCCCGCTGCGCCTGCCGCACACCACGATGGACGACAAGGCGGTCTATATGCGCCTGTGTCAGGCGGTGGCGAAGCGCGCCGACCACATCGCCGTGGTGTCCGAAACGACCCGCCAGGACGTCATCCGCCTGCTGGGCGTGTCCGAAGACCGGGTCACCAACACCTATCAGGCCGTCGACCTGCCTAAGAGCCTGACCTCGCGCTCTCAGGCCGAGGTGGAGCTGGAGCTGGAAGGCGTTTTCAACCTGGGCTGGAAGGACTATTTCCTGCACTTCGGGGCCATAGAGCCGAAGAAGAACCTGGGCCGCATTGTCGAGGCCTATCTGGCGTCCGGCAGCAAGACGCCGCTGGTCATCATCGGCGGCCGCGCCTGGCTGGACGAGGGCGAGACCGCCCTGCTGAACCAGGTCAAACGCGACGGCGGCCCCAGCGCCGAGCGCATCCGCCAGTATGAATACATGCCCTTCTCCATGCTGATCAGCCTGATCCGCGGGGCCAGGGCCACCCTGTTCCCGTCCCTGTATGAAGGGTTCGGCCTGCCGGTGCTGGAGTCGATGGCGTTGTCGACGGCGGTGCTGACCTCGACGGGCGGCTCCCTGCCCGAGGTCGCCGGGGATGCGGCGGTGATCGTCGATCCCTATGACGTCCAGGCGATGACGCGGGGCATCCAGGCGCTCGACGCCGACGAAGGCCTTCGTCTCGACCTGCAGGCGCGCGGCCTGATCCAGGCCGGCAAGTTCACGCCCGCCGCCTATCAGGCGCGCTTGCGCGACCTGTACGGCAAGGTCGGGCTGACGCTGGCCTGA
- the ptsN gene encoding PTS IIA-like nitrogen regulatory protein PtsN: MDIADLLSPDGIVLRGGASSKRQALHAVAEAFASATGMDAERAFEALLEREALGSTGLGSGVAVPHARIKGLEQVCAVFVRLDTPVAYESLDDRPVDLLFALFAPTDAGAEHLRALAAVSRALRSPELREQLRQARTVDAIRALFVKDVSKTAA, from the coding sequence ATGGACATTGCTGATTTGCTGTCGCCGGACGGAATCGTCCTGCGAGGCGGCGCCTCATCCAAACGTCAGGCGCTGCACGCCGTCGCCGAGGCCTTCGCCAGCGCGACGGGAATGGACGCCGAGCGCGCCTTCGAGGCTCTGCTGGAACGCGAAGCCCTCGGCTCGACTGGCCTGGGATCCGGCGTCGCCGTGCCGCACGCCCGCATCAAGGGGCTGGAGCAGGTGTGCGCCGTCTTCGTTCGACTGGATACGCCGGTCGCCTATGAATCGCTGGACGATCGTCCGGTCGATCTGCTGTTCGCCCTGTTCGCGCCGACGGACGCCGGCGCCGAGCACCTGCGCGCCCTGGCGGCGGTGTCGCGCGCCCTGCGCTCGCCGGAGCTGCGCGAGCAACTGCGCCAAGCGCGCACCGTGGACGCCATCCGCGCCCTGTTCGTCAAGGACGTGTCCAAGACGGCCGCCTGA
- a CDS encoding OmpA family protein gives MRAKLAVTGLSIAALLGAAACTTTDPYSSAPRRNNTGTGAIAGAVGGALLGYLTNTSSGEQGRKNALIGAGVGALAGAGVGQYMDRQQRALEAELSGTGVGVARQGDNLVLRMPSDVTFASSQSSLDARFLPVLDDVARVLNEYDRSMVDVIGHTDSSGGDAINQPLSERRASSVASYLIDRGVMRERLYVAGMSARNPIASNDTVQGKAQNRRVEILIRPFTG, from the coding sequence ATGCGCGCCAAGCTTGCCGTCACAGGCCTGAGCATCGCCGCCCTGCTGGGCGCCGCCGCCTGCACCACCACTGACCCCTACAGCTCTGCGCCGCGTCGCAACAACACCGGCACGGGCGCCATCGCCGGGGCCGTCGGCGGCGCCCTGCTGGGCTATCTGACCAACACCTCCAGCGGCGAACAGGGCCGCAAGAACGCGCTGATCGGCGCGGGCGTCGGCGCCCTGGCCGGGGCCGGCGTCGGCCAATACATGGACCGCCAGCAGCGCGCGCTGGAAGCCGAGCTGTCGGGCACCGGCGTCGGCGTGGCGCGCCAGGGCGACAACCTGGTCCTGCGCATGCCGTCGGACGTGACCTTCGCGTCCAGCCAGTCGTCGCTGGACGCCCGCTTCCTGCCGGTGCTGGACGACGTGGCCCGCGTGCTGAACGAGTACGATCGGTCGATGGTCGACGTTATCGGCCACACCGACTCCTCGGGCGGCGACGCGATCAACCAGCCCCTGTCGGAGCGCCGGGCGTCGTCCGTCGCCTCCTATCTGATCGACCGCGGCGTGATGCGCGAGCGCCTCTACGTCGCCGGCATGAGCGCCCGCAATCCGATCGCTTCGAACGATACGGTCCAGGGCAAGGCGCAGAACCGCCGGGTCGAAATCCTGATCCGTCCGTTCACCGGCTGA
- a CDS encoding Hsp20 family protein has translation MTTRALLFDSPFLLGFDQTRALIDRAAKAAGESYPPYNVEQIGEAAVRITLAVAGFTPDDLSVTVEGRQLTITGKREDAGRDPQAFLHRGIAARGFVRSFVLADGLEISGAQLEHGLLHVDLIRPEQEKLVRRIPITTTG, from the coding sequence ATGACCACCCGCGCCTTGCTGTTCGACAGCCCCTTCCTGCTGGGCTTCGACCAAACCCGAGCCCTGATCGACCGCGCCGCCAAGGCGGCGGGCGAGAGCTATCCGCCCTATAACGTCGAGCAGATCGGCGAGGCGGCCGTCCGCATCACCCTGGCGGTGGCCGGTTTCACGCCGGACGACCTGTCCGTCACCGTCGAGGGGCGCCAGCTGACCATCACCGGCAAGCGCGAGGATGCAGGCCGCGACCCTCAGGCCTTCCTGCATCGCGGGATCGCCGCGCGCGGCTTCGTGCGCAGCTTCGTCCTGGCCGATGGGCTGGAGATTTCCGGCGCGCAGCTGGAGCACGGCCTGCTGCACGTTGACCTGATCCGCCCGGAACAGGAAAAGCTGGTGCGGCGCATCCCCATCACCACGACGGGCTGA
- the cysD gene encoding sulfate adenylyltransferase subunit CysD produces the protein MAPHFSAERLTHLQRLESESIHILREVAAECARPVLLYSIGKDSAALLHLARKAFHPAPPPFPLLHVDTTWKFRAMYALRDRMAAESGMELIVYKNPEAVERGVNPFDHGSAVHTDLWKTQGLKQALDLHGFDAAIGGARRDEEASRAKERVFSFRGPGHRWDPRRQRPELWSLYNPRVSPGETMRVFPLSNWTELDVWDYIAAENIPVVDLYFAAPRPVVERQGALIVVDDERMRLNPGETAEVRTVRFRTLGCYPLSGAIESEATTLDAVIAEMRASRSSERQGRLIDRDQAGSMERKKQEGYF, from the coding sequence GTGGCGCCCCACTTTTCCGCCGAGCGACTGACGCATCTCCAGAGGCTGGAGAGCGAGAGCATCCACATCCTGCGCGAGGTGGCGGCCGAGTGCGCGCGCCCGGTGCTGCTGTATTCGATCGGCAAGGATTCGGCGGCCCTGCTGCACCTGGCGCGCAAGGCCTTCCATCCCGCGCCGCCGCCCTTCCCCCTGCTGCACGTCGATACGACGTGGAAGTTCCGCGCCATGTACGCCCTGCGCGACCGCATGGCCGCCGAAAGCGGCATGGAGTTGATCGTCTACAAGAACCCCGAGGCGGTCGAGCGCGGCGTCAATCCGTTCGACCACGGCTCGGCCGTGCATACGGACCTGTGGAAGACGCAAGGGCTGAAGCAGGCGCTGGACCTGCACGGCTTCGACGCCGCCATCGGCGGAGCGCGCCGCGACGAAGAGGCCAGCCGGGCCAAGGAGCGCGTCTTCTCCTTCCGGGGCCCCGGCCACCGCTGGGACCCGCGCCGCCAGCGGCCGGAGTTGTGGAGCCTGTATAATCCGCGCGTTTCGCCAGGCGAGACCATGCGGGTCTTTCCCCTGTCCAACTGGACCGAGCTGGACGTGTGGGACTATATCGCCGCCGAGAACATCCCCGTCGTGGACCTGTATTTCGCCGCCCCGCGCCCGGTGGTGGAGCGCCAGGGCGCCCTGATCGTCGTCGACGACGAGCGGATGCGGCTGAACCCCGGCGAGACGGCCGAGGTCCGCACCGTGCGCTTCCGCACCCTGGGCTGCTACCCGCTGTCCGGCGCCATCGAAAGCGAGGCGACGACGCTGGACGCCGTCATCGCCGAAATGCGCGCCTCGCGCAGTTCCGAGCGCCAGGGCCGCCTGATCGACCGCGACCAGGCCGGGTCGATGGAGCGCAAGAAGCAGGAGGGCTATTTCTGA